The Actinocorallia herbida DNA window CTCTGCCGCGACGACCGGCTCTTCCCCGCCGATTTCCTCCGCGCGCTCGTCCGCTCCCGACTGGGCATCACCCCGGACGAACTCCCCTGCGGCCACCTTCCGGCCCTGGCCCGGCCTGCGGAACTGACCCGGGCCCTGCTCTCCTACGTGGCCTAGCCCGTGCGGACGCCGCGGGCACCGGCGGCGCTCGAGCACCGTTCCTGGCCGGGACACCCCGCCCTTTACGCGGAAGTCTTCCGTGAGACGGGGCCCGTCTGACTGAATGGGATCATGAGACGGGGGCTTGTGGTGACGGGGGTCGGTCTCGCCGCGGCGTTGGCGGCGGGGGTCGGGGCGCACTGGTTCGAGGGGGTGCCGCTGGTCCGCGCGTGCGAAGTGCTGACCGGGGATTTCGCGGCGGGGGTGCTCGGCCCGTCGGTCCTCAGCAACGACGACATGGGGCGGCGCTCCACGGAGTGCCAGTACATGAGCACGCCGGCGGGCGGTTCGGTGAACCTCCAGGCCGAGCGGTTCAAGAAGACCAAGAAGGAGAGCGGCACCGAGCGCGCGCGGCGCAACGCGCTCAGGCACCACGGGAAACCCTATCCGGGGCTCGGCAGGGAGGCCTACCTGGCGATCTTCCGCCTGCCCGCTCCCCCGGGCACCGACCCCGAACTGCGGACGGGCATGGGCCAGCTCGTCATCATCGTCGACGACGTCGTGGTCCGGGCGGGCGTCGGCGGCAGGTCCGTCAAGGACATCCGCGCGGCCTCCGACCACCTGGCGCGCGCCTACCTCGACCGCCTCGACGGCTGAGGCCCGCACGCCGGGCCGCGAGGCGGACGGGGCCGGTCGCCCGCCTCGCGGAGCACGGGGTCAGGCGTAGGAGACCGGGAGTTCCTTGATCCCGTGGATCCAGGACGAGCGCAGCCGCCGCGGCGTCCCCGTCCGCCGGATGCCGGGCATCGCCTCGGCGATCGCCTGGAACATGATGTCGATCTCCAGCCTGGCCAGGTTCGCGCCGATGCAGTAGTGCGGACCGGTCCCGCCGAAGCCCAGGTGCGGGTTGGGCGAGCGGGTGATGTCGAACCGGAACGGGTCGGTGAAGACCGTCTCGTCGTAGTTCGCCGAGGAGTAGTAGAGGGCGAGGCGCTGTCCCGCCTTCACCTCCGTGCCGCCGAGCACGGTGTCGCTCAGCGCGGTCCGCTGGAAGGCGATGACGGGCGTCGCCCACCGGACGATCTCGTCGGCCGCCGTCGCGGGGCGCTCGGCCCGGTAGTGCGCCCACTGCTCGGGGTGGTCGAGGAAGGCCATCATGCCGTGCGTGATGGCGTTGCGCGTCGTCTCGTTCCCGGCGACGGCGAGCACGATGAAGAAGAAGCCGAACTCGTCGTCGGTGAGGCCGCCGCTGTCCCCGGCCTGGACGAGGCGGGTGACGATGTCGTCGGCGGGCTCCGCGCGGCGGGCCTCGGCGAGGCCCATGGAGTACTCCAGGATGCCCGCGGCGGCCCCGGTCATGTCGGCGTTCAGCTCGGGGTCGTCGTAGCCGAGCATCTGGTTGGACCAGGTGAACAGCTTGCCGCGGTCCTCCTGCGGCACGCCGAGCAGTTCGGCGATCGCCTGGAGCGGCAGCTCGACCGCGACGTCCGTGACGAAGTCGCCGGTGCCCTCCCTGACGGCCCGGGCCACGATCCGCTCGGCCCGGTCGCGCAGCGCGTCGCGCAGCCGCTCGATGACGCGCGGGGTGAACCCGCGCGAGACGATCGTGCGCAGCCTGGAGTGCTCCGGCGGATCGAGGTTGATGAGCAGGGTGCTCTTCAACATGTCGATCTCGGCGTGGCCGATCTGCTCGTTGTAGCGGATGAGCGCGGTGTCGGCGTGGGTGGAGTACACCGCGTGGTCGCGCGACGCCTCCATCACGTCGGCGTGCCTGGTGACGACCCAGCAGCCGTCGTCGTCGAAGCCGGAGACCCCGCGCGGCTGCGGGTTCCACCGCAGTCCCCCGGCACGGCGCAGCGCCGCGAACTCCGGCGCCGGAATGCGCTGCTCGATGAGTGACGGATCGGTGAAGTCGAACCCTTCGGGCACGGCGACTTTCTCCATGGGCGGCCTCCTCGTGGGGTGTCGTCGGCTCCTCGCCTCAAGGCCCAGTACAGCCCCCGGGACCGACCCGCTCAAGAGGAATGAGACGTGAGTCTAGTCACGCGTCTCGACCACAGACCCGACCCATGTCTCATCACCCCCGCCCGGACACGCGAACGTCCGGCCGGCACGGGGCCGACCGGACGTTCGGCGCGCGGACGCGGTGGAAAAGGCTCAGGAAAGTCGCAGCGACAGTCCGCGCGCGGAGTAGACGGGCACGACCCTGCGGCCGTCGGCCTCGACGGACCCGAACCGGCCCGTCACCCGGCCCGCGATGACCTGGACGGTGCCGCCCTTCGCCCCGTCGAGCGAGACCCGCAGGACCGACCCGCGGGCGGGCGTGACCTTGCCGGACACCTCGAGGGGCGAGTTCCGCCGTCCCGCGGTCAGCTCCAGGGCGCCCCGGACGGCCAGATCGCCGCGGACGCGCGCGCCGGACGCGGAGACGCGCAGCGCCCCGCCGTCGACCGCCACGTCGCCGGCGCCGAGGGCGTCGCGCGACGCGGCCACGAGGACGCCCGCGCGGACGGTGGTGCCGCCCCGGTAGGAGTTGTCGCCGGACAGGGTGAGCACGCCCGTCCCGGACTTGGTGAGGCCGCCGCGTCCGCCGATGTCGTTGCGCCAGGCGTCGGCGGCGTGGAAGCCGCCGGCCGCGGCGTCCAGGACGACCGCGACGTCCCGGTCGAACGCGCCGTAACCGTCGGCGGCGGCGAACAGGTCGAGACGGCCCCACTCCTCCGGCCCGTCGAGCAGCGCGAACCCGTCGAGCGCGGTCGTGCGCAGGACCTCGCGGATCTGCGCCGCGTCGAGGTAGGGCAGCCGGGTCTCCAGCAGGACCTCCGCGCCCTTCGGCACGACGGCGCCCCGCCGTCCCGTCTTGGGGAGGATGTAGGTGAGGCGCGGGGCGAGGGCGCGCCGGTTGGCGGCGCGGTCGGCGTACGGGTCCTCGGCGCGGTCCGCCGCGTGGGCGTAGGCGAAGAGGGTGTTCGCGTCGGTGCCCGTGGCCGCCTGAAGGTAGGCCGCCGCCTGCGCGCGGGCCGCCGCCTTGAGCGCGGCGTTCGCCGGGTCGCCGAGGATCGCCGCGGCCAGCGCGGTCGCGAGGACCCGGCCGCCGACCACGTCCACCGGCGAGTGCATGCCCGCGGTGATCCTGCTGTGCCCGACCTCGGCCGCCCGCACGACGAGCTCCTGGAACCGCTCGGGAACGGCGTAGGCGAAGGCCAGCGCGGCGAGGTAGGCGGCGTTGGTGTGGCCGCTCACGTAGCCGCCGTCGTCGGCCGGGTTGGTGCTGCGCTGGCGCAGCAGCTGAGGGGCGACGACGACGTCCGAGGCGTAGACGGGGAAGCCGAACTCGTCGGTCTTGCCCGTGTCGGCGACCACGCCGTCCTCGGTCGTCCGCCACGGCCGCGGGTACTGGTAGGCGGCCTTCGCCGGGTTGCCCGAGGAGTAGGAGCCGCGGACGGTGTTGACCAGGTCGACGACCTTGCCCAGCGCCGACGCCGGCGCGCCCGCGCCGAGCGCGGACCCCGCGGGGGCCCCGGCCGGGACCGCGTCGCTGACGGTCGTGGCGGGCGTCCCGTCGGGCGCCCCGGTGATCCCGGTGACGGCCAGGGCACCGGCCTTGTAGGCGGCGGCGAGCGGGCCGAGGCCGGCGATGGCGGAGTAGCTCTGGTGCTGCCGGTCGAGGACGAACGCCTCCTTGGCCTCGGCGGCCGTGCGGTGGCGGGTGACCGCGGCGCTGTAGCGCATGTTGTCGCGCAGCACGCCGCGGCGCAGCACCTCGCCGGTGTTCCAGGCCGTGCCGGGCCGCCAGAGCGCCAGCATGCCGGAGAGGATCCGGACCGCGGCGTTGGTCTCGACGGTCAGGTTCGCGGCCACGTTGGACCGGTAGTCGTCGACGAAGGGCAGGGCCGCCGCGGCCTCCGCCCGCGCCGCGGCGGGGACCGCCCACGCGGGCACGACGTGCACCGCGGCGACGCCCGCGGCGACCGCGCCCGTCCGCTTGAACAGGGCGCGGCGGTTGATCGAGTTCGTCTGCATGCTCTTCTTCCCGGCCGCCGCACCTCGGCGGCCCCGCCGAGTCTCAGCGGACCGCGCTACGCACCCGGGAACCCCGCGTGAACGACCGTGACCAGGAACATGAAGATCACTCATATCCAGGGTTCCGCCCGTGCGCCCCTCGCTAGGCTCCGCACCTGCCCCCGGCGCGAGCGCTGCGGCACCGCCCGGCGCGCAGGCGCTCGAATCGACGGCCCGGTGCCCCCTCTCGAAGAAAGGGGACCGGACCTCGGAAGGCCCGGCCCCCTTTCCCAATGCTCGTCCGGAACGAGGAAAGGGGGCCGGTCCCGGGTGGGACCGGCCCCCTGTGCCGGGTACCGCCTAGGCGGCGGAGGAGGTGGCGGCGGTCGCGGGCTCCAGCGCGATCGCCAGAACCTCGCGGACGTCGGACACCGCGTGCACGGTCAGCTGGGCGAGCACCTCGGCGGGCACGTCGTCCAGGTCGGGCTCGTTCCGCTTGGGCACGAGGACCGTGGTGATCCCGGCCCGGTGGGCGGCGAGCAGCTTCTGCTTCACCCCGCCGATGGGCAGGACCCGGCCGGTGAGGGAGACCTCACCGGTCATCGCCACGTCCGGCCGGACCGGGCGGCCCGACAGGAGCGACGCCAGCGCCGTCGTCATGGTCACGCCCGCGGACGGGCCGTCCTTCGGGACCGCGCCGGCCGGGACGTGGACGTGCACGCCCCTGTCCTTCAGGTCGCCGACGGGCAGTTCCAGCTCCGCGCCGCGCGAGCGCAGGTACGACAGCGCGATCCGCGCCGACTCCTTCATGACGTCGCCGAGCTGGCCCGTCAGCGTCACTCCGGTGTCGCCGGTCTCGGCGTCCGCCAGGGACGCCTCGACGTACAGGACGTCGCCGCCCGCACCCGTCACCGCCAGGCCCGTCGCCACCCCGGGGACCGCGGTGCGCCGCTCGGACTCCTTGAGCGAGACCTCCGGGGTGAACCGGGGCCGGCCCAGGTAGTCCGTCAGGTCGTCGATGACGACCGGCAGCTCCACCTCGCCGAGCGCGGCCTTGGCGGTGACCTTGCGCAGCACCCGCGCGATCGACCGCTCCAGGGAGCGGACGCCCGCCTCGCGGGTGTACTCGCCCGCGATCAGCCGCAGCGCCTCGTCCGGGAAGACGATGTCGCCGGACTCCAGGCCCGCCTTGTCGAGCTGGCGGGACAGCAGGTGGTCGCGCGCGATCGTGACCTTCTCGTCCTCGGTGTAGCCGTCGAGCGTCACCAGCTCCATGCGGTCGAGCAGGGGGCCGGGGATGGTGTCCAGCGAGTTGGCGGTGGCCAGGAACAGCACGTCGGAGAGGTCGAGCTCCACCTCCAGGTAGTGGTCGCGGAACGTGTGGTTCTGCGCCGGGTCGAGCACCTCCAGCAGCGCGGCCGTCGGGTCGCCCCGGTAGTCGGCGCCGACCTTGTCGATCTCGTCGAGCAGGACGACCGGGTTCATCGAACCGGCCTCCTTGATCGCCCGGACGATCCGGCCGGGCAGCGCGCCGACGTAGGTGCGCCGGTGGCCGCGGATCTCCGCCTCGTCCCGGACGCCGCCAAGGGCGACCCGGACGAACTCGCGGCCCATCGCCCGCGCGACGGACTCGCCGAGCGAGGTCTTGCCGACCCCGGGAGGACCGGCCAGCGCGAGGACCGCGCCGGACCTGCGCCCGCCGACGACCCCGAGGCCGCGATCGGACCGCCGCTTGCGGACGGCCAGGTACTCGATGATCCGGTCCTTCACGTCGGCGAGGCCGGCGTGGTCGGCGTCCAGGATGGCCCGGGCGCCCTCGATGTCGTAGGAGTCCTCGGAACGCTCGTTCCACGGGATCTCCAGGACGGTGTCCAGCCAGGTGCGGATCCAGGCGCCCTCAGGCGAGGCGTCGCTGGACCTCTCCAGCTTGTCGACCTCCTTGAGCGCCGCCTTCTCCACCTTCTCCGGCAGGTTCGCCGCCTCGATACGGGCGCGGTAGTCCTCCTCCTCGCCCTCCTCGGCATCGCCGTTCAGCTCGGCCAGCTCCTTGCGGACGGCCTGGAGCTGCTGCTTGAGCAGGAACTCGCGCTGCTGCTTGTCGATGCCGTCCTGGACGTCCTTGCGGATGGTCTCGGCGACGTCGAGTTCGGCGAGCTGGTCGCGCGCCCATCCCGTCACCAGTTCCAGCCGCTCGACGGCGTCGGCGGTCTCCAGCAGGGTGATCTTCTGCTCAACGCTCAGGTAGGGCGCGTAGCCCGCCTGGTCGGCGAGGATCGACGGGTCGTCGATCTGCTGCACGATGTCGACGAGCTGCCAGGATCCGCGGTGCTGGAGGATCGCCTGGAGCAGGCCCTTGTACTCCTTGGCCAGCTTGGCGGCCTCGGGTCCGGCCGCCGGGATGTCGACGGTGTCGCCCTCGACCCAGAGCGCGGCGCCCGGCCCGGTCGTCCCGGTGCCGATGCGGACCCGGCTCACGGCGCGGACCACGGCGCCCGGCTCCCCGCCCGGCAGCCTTCCCTCGCGCTCGACGACGCCGAGCACACCGACCGCCGCGTACTTCCCGTCGACGCGCGGCACGAGCAGAACGCGCGGCTTGCCCGCCGCCACGGCCCGCGCCGCCTCGATCGCCGCCCGCACCTCGCTGTCGTTCAGCTCCAGCGGCACCACCATGCCGGGCAGCACGACCGTGTCGTCGAGCGGCAGCACCGGCACCGTCAGTCTCTCGCTCATTTCACTCCCCAGTCATGGATTTTCTTGAGTCACTCACACTCAAGAAACCAGAGCCTTGATTCATTCCCCACCCCTGTTCGCTCACAGCGATCAACCGGGGCGAACCCCGCAGAAGCGAAGATTGCGGTGAAACCCCCAACCCCCTCCCCGCATTCCCCGCGCCCCACCCGGCAGTCCCTAAGGTCACAAACAGCATGAAATGGGCATATTTCTCACGAGAGGGGCGGCCATGGGCGTGGACGGATCGGCCGGGCCCGCGGATCCGCCGGAGTCGCTGGAACTCGGCGACGCGGTGCTCCGGCGAACGCGGGAAGGGGACGCGGCGGTCCTGCTGGACGCCGTGAACGCGTCCTTCGCCGAACTGCACCCGTGGATGCCCTGGGCCGCACGCCCGCTGACCCTCGACGACGAGTTCGAGATGATCGCCGCGGCCCAGGACAACTGGCGCAACGGCGACGCCTACCTCTACGGCGCTTTCGCCCCCGATGGCACCGCCCTCGGCGGCTTCGGAATGCACCGCAGAGTCGGCCCCGGCGCCATCGAGATCGGCTACTGGCTCCGCACCGGCCACACCGGCCGCGGCCTGGCCACCCGCGCCGTCCGCGCCCTCACCACCGCCGCCCTGGCCCTCCCCGACATCTCCCGCGTCGAAATCCACTGCGACGAGGCCAACACCGCAAGCGCCGCCGTCCCCCACCGCCTCGGCTACCACCTCGCCGAAACCCGCCCCACCACCCCCGAAGCCCCCGCCGAAACCGGCCGCACCCTGATCTGGACCACCGCCGCCCTTCCCCATGGCCCGCCCCGCGGGAACACGGCCCGGCGCTAGGCTGACGGAACCGAGATCCGGACAAGGAAGAGGCCGAGCATGCGTCTACCTGTGTGGGCCACCGACCCGGCCAGCATGCTCATCACCGAGGAGCAGTACGAAGCGCTGCCTGCGGACATCGCACGCACGATCGAGGTCGTCGACGGACGGGTGATCTTCTGTCAGTCGCCCACCCCGGAGCATCGGACCGTGTCGTTCAACCTCACCGCTGCGCTGAAGGGCGCTCGGCCGAAGGGGCCCTGCGTGGCGGTGCTCCAGGACACCGACATGTGGTACGTCTACGCGAACGTGCGCAAGAGCGCCGAGGGGAAGCACTTCACGTTGCGGCGACCGGATGTCAGCGTGCTGTGGTGCTTGAAGCCCAGGGCGCGGATGACGTCGGCGGATGTGTTCGTGGCGATCGAGATCAGCAGCACGAACACCGAGACGGATTTCGCGGACAAGAAGGCCGAGTACGCCCGTCAGGGGATCGAGGTCTATCTGATCGTCGTCATGGCCGAGAGCCGGATCCACTCGGTCGAGGAGTACCGGCTCGACTGGTCGAAGCGGAACTACCAGCTGGCCGCAGTGCACCGGGAGGCGCTGCGAACCTCCCTGCCCGAGGGGATGCTGATCGACGTCTCGTTCACCGAGCTCGAGCTGAACTAGGCGGGATGCCCGCCGCCCTTGCGTACCGTTTCGGCCGATGCCTCCCCAGCGTGTGGCGAGGCGGGGTTCAGAAGGCGGTGGGTTCCGTGGGGACCAGCCAGGGGATGCCGGTGGTGGCGGTGTGGGCGGTGAGGAGGGTGGTGACGGTGGGGGCGAGCAGGGCTCGGGCGTCGGGGGGAAGGTCGAGGAGGAAGGTGTCGAGGCGGGCGATGATCTCCTGATGGGCGGCGTCGGCGGCCTCCTGGCCGGGCGGGGTGAGGGCGGCGTGCCAGATGCGGCGGTCGCGGGGGTCGCGGACGCGCTCCAGGAGGCCGCGGCGCTCGACCCGGTCTACCAGGCCGGACAGGCCTGATCGCTCCAGGTGCAGGGCGGCGGCCAGGGTGCCCATCGGGACGGGGCCGCGGGCGAGCCGGCAGAGCAGCTGGGTCTGCTGCGGGGTCAGGCCGTGCGCGCGGCTCACATCGGCGAACACGTGCTGCACCATGTGCGACAGCCGGACCAGCGCCTCGGCCGGGCCGATCGGCTCGGTCGTCCCGGTCATCACAACCTCCTTTTCCTACCGTAGTTGACGGATATATCCGGCGCGACCTAACGTGCTTCGCACAGCGAATCTTTCGCAGTGCGAACCTTCCGCTTGGCGAAACTTCCGTACTGCGAATTTTATCGCGCGCGCCGACCCCATCCTGCGTGTCGAACCAGAAAGACCCTCCCCGTGCCAGCATCTGCCCGCGCTCTCGCCGCGCTCGCGCCCCTCCTGCTCCTCCCGGCCTGCGCCGCCGACTCCTCCCCCGCCGCCGAAGCGGTGCTCCAGATCGCGCTGCCCGCCGACCCCGGCTGCCTGGACCCCCAGCAGACCGGCCAGCTCGCGGCCCTCGACGTGTCGCGTTCCCTGGTCGACACCCTCACCGACCAGGACCCCGAGACCGGCGAGATCGTCCCCTGGCTCGCGCAGGAGTTCACCGCATCCGCCGACGGCAGGTCCTTCACCTTCGTGCTGCGCGAGGGCGTCACCTTCAGCGACGGCACCCCGCTCGACGCCGCAGCCGTCAAGGCGACCTTCGACAGACTGATCAAGTTCCCGGCCAACGGCGCCCCCGCCTACCTGCGCGGCTACCAGGGCACGAAGGTCGCCGACTCACGCAACTTCACGGTCGCCTTCGACGCCCCCAACGCGCAGTTCCTCCAGGCGACGTCCGGGGCGGGATTCGGCATCCTGTCGCCGAAGACCGCGGCGGCGGACCCCGCCGAGCGCTGCCGCGGCTCCTTCGTCGGCTCGGGACCGTTCGTCCTCGACCACTACACGGCCAACCAGGAGGTCGTCCTCAAGCGCCGTGAAGGCTACGCCTGGCCGTCTTCACTGGCCGCGAACGACGGCGCGGCCAAGGTCGCCGGGGCTCGGTTCGTGTTCGTCCCCGAGGCCGGGGCCAGGACCGGCGCGCTCTCCTCCGGCCAGGTGGCCGTCGCGCAGAACATCCAGGAGGCCGACCGGGCCCGGTTCCAGAGCGGCGGATTCCAGCTGCTCACCAAGGCGGTCCCCGGCCTGGTGCCACCGCTGTCCCTGAACCACGCGGGCGTGCTGGGCGACCGGCGGCTCCGCGAGGCGCTGCTGCTCGGGGTCGACCGGCAGGCGCTGGTCGACACGGTCCTCGGCGCGCAGTTCCGGCCCGCGACGAGCGTGCTGTCATCCACCACCCCGTTCTACGCCGACCGCGCCGACCGGCTGCGCCACGATCCCGACCGCGCCAAGGCCCTGCTCGACGAGGCGGGCTGGAAGCCCGGGGCCGACGGGATCCGCGCCAAGGACGGCGCGCCGCTGAAGCTCGTCTGGCTGATCCCCGCGCCGACCCCGCCGGTCAACGAACTCGTCCAGCAGCAGCTGCGCGCCCTCGGCATCGACGTCGAACTGCGCGCGGTGCCCCCGGCCAAGTACGTCGAGCAGCAGCAGAAGGGGGAGTTCGACCTGACCGCCGTCGCCGTCACCCGCGCCGACCCCGACGTCCTGCGCAACATCTTCTCCACCAAGGGCGCCAACCTGTGGCACCTGCCCTCGAGCGAACTCGACACCTTCCTCGACCAGCAGGCGTCGGCCACCGACGGCAAGGCCCGCCAGGAGGCCGTCGACAAGGCCGTCACCTGGATCCTCGACCACGCCGACACCGTCCCGCTGTACGAGAACTCCCTGGTCCACGCCGTGTCGGACAAGGTGAAGGGCCTCCGCCTTGACGCCTCCGCCCGGCTGGGGCTGCACGATGTCGAGCTCTCCTGATCGCCGGGCCGTCCCGCGCTACGTCGCGGGGCGGCTCGCCCAGGCCGCCGTGGTCGTGTGGGCGGCCTTCACCGTCGTGTTCGCGATCCAGCGGCTGGTGCCGGGCGATCCGGTGGAGCTGATGCTGAGCGGGCGCAACGGGTTCGAGGCCGTGCCGCCCGAGGACGTCGCCCGGGTCCGGGCCGAGCTGGGCTTCGACCGGCCGGTCGCGGTCCAGTACCTGGACGCCGCGGTCTCGGCGGTGCGCGGCGACTTCGGCGCCTCGATCCAGACCGGGCGCCCGGTCGCGGCGATGCTCGCCGAGGCGCTGCCCGCCACCCTCACGCTCGGCCTGACCGCGCTCGCGCTGAGCGTGGCGGCCGGGACGCTGCTCGCGGTCGCCGCGAACCTGCCGCACGGCGGCGCGCTGCGGGCCCTGCCCGGACTCGCCGTCTCGCTGCCGTCCTTCCTCGTCGGGCTCGTGCTGATCCAGCTGTTCGCGCTGCGCTGGCCGCTGCTGCCGTCGCTCGGCGGGTCGGGGCTGCCCGGCCTGGTGCTGCCGGCCTGCACCCTGGCGATACCCGGCGCGGCCCTGGTCGCGCAGGTCCTCGGCCGGAGCCTGGCCGAAACGCTCCGCGAACCCTACTGCGAGACGCTGCGCGCGACCGGCGCCAGTACGGTCCGCGTGGTGCTGCGGCACGGGCTGCGCAACGCCGCGATCCCCGCCGTGACGGTCGCGGGCGTGCTCACCGGCGGGCTGATCGGCGGGGCCGTCGTGGTCGAGACGGTCTTCTCCCGGCAGGGGGTCGGCCGGATCGTCCAGTTCGCCGTCTCGACCCAGGACCTTCCGGTGGTCCAGGGCGTCGTGGTGGTCGCGGCGGTCGGGTTCGCGGGCGTGAACCTGGCGGTCGATCTGCTGTATCCGGTGCTCGACCCCCGGGTACGGACCGTGCGGAGGCCCTCCGGGGCGCTCAGGGCGGTGAAGGCATGAGGCGGCCAGGCACCCTTCTCGCGGTGGCGGTCCTGCTGCTCGTCGCGGGCTGGACCGTCCGGCCCGGCTGGTTCACCGGGCAGAGCGCCGTCGAGGGCACCGGGGCCGAGCGGTTCCGCCCGCCGGGCCCCCGGCACTTGTTCGGCACCGACCAGCTCGGCCGCGACGTGTTCGCGCGCGTCGTCCACGGGACCGCGCCGTCCGTGCAGGCCGCCGTCCTGGCGATCGCGCTGGGGCTGTCCGTCGGGGTGGCGCTCGGGCTGCTCGCCGGGTTCTTCGGCGGCCTGCCCGAGACGCTCGTCATGCGCGCCGTGGAGATCCCGCTGTCGATCCCGCCGGTGCTGCTGTCGCTCACCGTCATCAGCGTCCTCGGGTTCGGGACGGCGGAGATCGGCCTGGCCGTGGGCGTCACCGGGATCGCGACGTTCGCGCGGGTCACCCGCGCCCGCGTCCTCCAGGTCCGGACGTCCCCGCACGTCGAGGCCGCGAGGCTTTCCGGGGGCGGGCCGACGCGGATCCTGCTCCGGCACGTGCTCCCGTTCACCGCCGGGCCCGTCCTCGCGCTCGCCGCGCTGGACTTCGGCCTGGTCGTCCTCGCCGTCTCCTCGCTCGGATTCCTCGGGTACGGCGCGCCGCCGCCCGCCCCCGAGTGGGGCGCGCTGGTCGCGGGCGGGCGCGACCACCTCGCGACCGCCTGGTGGCTGACCGTCCTGCCCGGACTGACGGTCGCGGCCGTGGTGGTGGCCGCGGGCCGTGTCTCCCGGGCGCTGCAGGACGGGGGGCGGGCGGCATGAGCGCGCTCCTCACCGTCCGCGGGCTGCGGGTCTCCTACCCGGGCGCCGAAGCCGTCGCGGGCATCGATCTGACGGTCGAGGCCGGGCGGATCACCGCGCTGGTCGGCGAATCCGGCTCCGGGAAGAGCACCCTCGCGCACACCGTCCTGGGGCTGCTGCCGCCGAGCGCGCGGATGAGCGCGGACGCCCTGGAGTTCGAGGGCCGCGACCTCACCCGGCTCACCGAACGCGGCTGGCGGCGGATCCGGGGCCGGTACATCGCACTGATCCCGCAGGATCCCGCCGTCGCGCTCGACCCCGTGCAGCGGGTGGGCCGGCAGGTCGCGCAGGTGCTGCGGCTGCACGGCCTGGCGCGCGGCCGGGCGGCTCGCGAGCAGGCCGTCGAGCTGCTGGACCGGGCAGGGCTGCCGGACGCCGCCCGCAGGGCCCGGCAGTACCCGCACGAGCTGTCCGGCGGGATGCGCCAGCGCGTCCTCATCGCGGTCGCCACGGCGGCCCGGCCCCGGCTGCTCGTCGCCGACGAGCCCACCTCGGCGCTCGACGTCACCGTCCAGCGCCGCATCCTCGACCAGCTCGAAGAGCTCGTGGACTCGACCGGCATCGCCGTCCTCCTGGTGACGCACGACCTGGCCGTGGTCGCCGACCGCGCCCACCGCACCGCCGTCATGGCGGCCGGGCGCCTCGTCGAGTCCGGCCCGACCGCACGGGTGCTGGCCGCCCCCTCCCACCCCCACACCCGCGCCCTCCTCGCCGACGCCCCCGCCCTGCGCCCGTCGGCGGCGCTCCGGCCGGCAGAGCCTGAACGCACGGAGGCGGTAGTGCGGCTCGCGGTCACAGAACGGGAGCAGCCGGGCACGGGGATCTCCCGTGACGGCGATGGATCGGCGGAGCCGCTGGTGGTCGTCAGCGGGCTGCGCAAGGAGTTCGGCGGGAGGACCGCGATCGATGGGGTCGGCTTCACGGTCGAGCGCGGGAGCGCGCTGGGGCTGGTCGGCGAGTCCGGGTCGGGCAAGACGACGACGGGGCGGATCGTCGTCGGGCTGGCGCGGCCCACGGCCGGGACGGTGCGGGTCGGCGGTATCGAGGTGGGCGGGCTCGACCGGGCCGGGCTGCGCGAGCTGCACCGGCGGGTCCAGCTCGTCTACCAGAACCCGTACGCGTCGCTGAACCCGAGGATGACGGTGGCGGAGATCGTCGCCGAGCCGCTGGCCGGCTTCGCGACGGTGCCACGGCCCGGCCGCCCCGCCGAGGTGCGGCGGCTGCTCGACGCGGTCGCGCTGCCCGCCGCGCTGGC harbors:
- a CDS encoding cytochrome P450 → MEKVAVPEGFDFTDPSLIEQRIPAPEFAALRRAGGLRWNPQPRGVSGFDDDGCWVVTRHADVMEASRDHAVYSTHADTALIRYNEQIGHAEIDMLKSTLLINLDPPEHSRLRTIVSRGFTPRVIERLRDALRDRAERIVARAVREGTGDFVTDVAVELPLQAIAELLGVPQEDRGKLFTWSNQMLGYDDPELNADMTGAAAGILEYSMGLAEARRAEPADDIVTRLVQAGDSGGLTDDEFGFFFIVLAVAGNETTRNAITHGMMAFLDHPEQWAHYRAERPATAADEIVRWATPVIAFQRTALSDTVLGGTEVKAGQRLALYYSSANYDETVFTDPFRFDITRSPNPHLGFGGTGPHYCIGANLARLEIDIMFQAIAEAMPGIRRTGTPRRLRSSWIHGIKELPVSYA
- a CDS encoding phosphatase PAP2 family protein, with amino-acid sequence MQTNSINRRALFKRTGAVAAGVAAVHVVPAWAVPAAARAEAAAALPFVDDYRSNVAANLTVETNAAVRILSGMLALWRPGTAWNTGEVLRRGVLRDNMRYSAAVTRHRTAAEAKEAFVLDRQHQSYSAIAGLGPLAAAYKAGALAVTGITGAPDGTPATTVSDAVPAGAPAGSALGAGAPASALGKVVDLVNTVRGSYSSGNPAKAAYQYPRPWRTTEDGVVADTGKTDEFGFPVYASDVVVAPQLLRQRSTNPADDGGYVSGHTNAAYLAALAFAYAVPERFQELVVRAAEVGHSRITAGMHSPVDVVGGRVLATALAAAILGDPANAALKAAARAQAAAYLQAATGTDANTLFAYAHAADRAEDPYADRAANRRALAPRLTYILPKTGRRGAVVPKGAEVLLETRLPYLDAAQIREVLRTTALDGFALLDGPEEWGRLDLFAAADGYGAFDRDVAVVLDAAAGGFHAADAWRNDIGGRGGLTKSGTGVLTLSGDNSYRGGTTVRAGVLVAASRDALGAGDVAVDGGALRVSASGARVRGDLAVRGALELTAGRRNSPLEVSGKVTPARGSVLRVSLDGAKGGTVQVIAGRVTGRFGSVEADGRRVVPVYSARGLSLRLS
- the lon gene encoding endopeptidase La; translated protein: MSERLTVPVLPLDDTVVLPGMVVPLELNDSEVRAAIEAARAVAAGKPRVLLVPRVDGKYAAVGVLGVVEREGRLPGGEPGAVVRAVSRVRIGTGTTGPGAALWVEGDTVDIPAAGPEAAKLAKEYKGLLQAILQHRGSWQLVDIVQQIDDPSILADQAGYAPYLSVEQKITLLETADAVERLELVTGWARDQLAELDVAETIRKDVQDGIDKQQREFLLKQQLQAVRKELAELNGDAEEGEEEDYRARIEAANLPEKVEKAALKEVDKLERSSDASPEGAWIRTWLDTVLEIPWNERSEDSYDIEGARAILDADHAGLADVKDRIIEYLAVRKRRSDRGLGVVGGRRSGAVLALAGPPGVGKTSLGESVARAMGREFVRVALGGVRDEAEIRGHRRTYVGALPGRIVRAIKEAGSMNPVVLLDEIDKVGADYRGDPTAALLEVLDPAQNHTFRDHYLEVELDLSDVLFLATANSLDTIPGPLLDRMELVTLDGYTEDEKVTIARDHLLSRQLDKAGLESGDIVFPDEALRLIAGEYTREAGVRSLERSIARVLRKVTAKAALGEVELPVVIDDLTDYLGRPRFTPEVSLKESERRTAVPGVATGLAVTGAGGDVLYVEASLADAETGDTGVTLTGQLGDVMKESARIALSYLRSRGAELELPVGDLKDRGVHVHVPAGAVPKDGPSAGVTMTTALASLLSGRPVRPDVAMTGEVSLTGRVLPIGGVKQKLLAAHRAGITTVLVPKRNEPDLDDVPAEVLAQLTVHAVSDVREVLAIALEPATAATSSAA
- a CDS encoding GNAT family N-acetyltransferase, which gives rise to MGVDGSAGPADPPESLELGDAVLRRTREGDAAVLLDAVNASFAELHPWMPWAARPLTLDDEFEMIAAAQDNWRNGDAYLYGAFAPDGTALGGFGMHRRVGPGAIEIGYWLRTGHTGRGLATRAVRALTTAALALPDISRVEIHCDEANTASAAVPHRLGYHLAETRPTTPEAPAETGRTLIWTTAALPHGPPRGNTARR
- a CDS encoding Uma2 family endonuclease produces the protein MRLPVWATDPASMLITEEQYEALPADIARTIEVVDGRVIFCQSPTPEHRTVSFNLTAALKGARPKGPCVAVLQDTDMWYVYANVRKSAEGKHFTLRRPDVSVLWCLKPRARMTSADVFVAIEISSTNTETDFADKKAEYARQGIEVYLIVVMAESRIHSVEEYRLDWSKRNYQLAAVHREALRTSLPEGMLIDVSFTELELN